GGGAGCCCGTCGAAGTGGGCCTTGACGAACGCTTCCATCCCCTCGCGGGCGTACTGTTCCATCCGCCCCCGGAGCAACTCGAGCGGGACCTCGCCCCGGAACATCGGGTCGAGCGCCGCGGGTTCGTCGAGGACGTGGAGGACGATCAGGCGGGATCCGAAGCGCTCGGCCAGCCGGCGTGCCGCGCGGGCCGCCTCGGCGGAACATCCGGAAAAATCGGAAGGCAACAGGATCGTCGTGAACATGGCCACCCCCGGAATGGAAACGCCCCGGCCGGATATCGGTTCGGCCGGGGCGCGAAATCTATCGGAGAGGCAACTGCCGGATCGGACGCAGGCGCGCCTTACTTCTTCTTCCCGCCGACCGCCTCCTTGAGCCCCTTGCCCGCGGAGAACTTGGGAACCTTGGCCGCCTTGATCTTGATCGTCTCGCCCGTCTGGGGGTTGCGCCCCGTGCGGGCTTTCCGGTTGCTGACGCTGAACGTCCCGAAGCCGGTCAGCGTGAGCTTGTCGCCCTTCTTCAAACTCTTGGTGACCGCGCCGAGAAATGCCGCGACCGCGTCTTCCGCCTGCCCTTTTCCGATCCCCGCCTCTGCGCGAACGGCCTCGACCAATTCCGCCTTCGTCATCTGCCGTACCTCCTCAAGTTATTGTGACGTCCCCGGAAACCGGGAAAAACGCCGATGGAGCGCGATGGAAGTTATTTTCATTAATCCCGAAAGACGCCGGCGTGTCAAGGGCTAAACCCGTCCGGGCGAAATAGCCTCGTCGGCCGGAAACATTGGAATGAGGACCCGAGTTGCTATAATTAAACGTTATGCCATCACGCCGGCTCTTCCTCACCTGCACGGGCGTCTCCGTGCTCCTGCACCTGATCGTCCTCTGGCTGGCGTACCGGTTCCCCTCGACGGTCCGCCCCCCGGAAGAGGTCATGGAGATCGACCTCTCGGACATGCCCCGCGCCACGGACTTCCTCCCGGCGGAGCGCGGCATCCTCGAGGGGCGTCCGCCTCGCCCCGCCCCCTCCCCGAAAGAAAGGAAGGGAGCTTCGGCCCCCCCGGTGCCGCAAGGGCGCGTCCCGGACCTTCCCGTGAAGCCGGACCTGCCGCCCGAGGAGTCGTTCCCGATCAACGCGCAGAAAGCGAGCCCGCCCGCGGAGGCGAAGAACGCGCCGGGGCCGCAGGGAAAGGAAGCCGGCGGGCGCGAGGCCACGGCGGAGCCGGCGCCTTCCCCCGGGACGCCGCAGAGCGCCCCCGGGAAAAGCGGCGCCCCGCGGAGCGCCCCGTCGAAGTCGTTGCGGGACCTCACGCCTTCCCTCGGCAAGATGGTGATGGCGCGCGAAGAGCCGTCGGGAGGCCGTGGGCAGGGAGCCGCGGAGGGGACCGCGGTGGGCACCGGAGGGAAAGCGACCGGGAAGGAGGGCGTCACCGAGGAGGGAGGCGGCGGGTTCCGCCTGACGCCGCTGAACGCGCCGGAGATCCAGTACATCTCGTATTTCGCGTCGATCAAGCGGAAGATCGAGCTGGTGTGGCAATACCCGTACGAAGCCGCGGCGGCCGGGATCCAGGGCGAGCTGACCCTCGATATCGTGATCGCGCGCAGCGGAAGGGTGAATTCGGTCGAACTGGTCCGCAGCTCGGGGTCGAAGATCCTCGACGACGAGGCGATCCGCTCCATCCGGAAGGCGGCCCCGTTCGATCCGATCCCCGCCCAGTACAAGATCGCCAACCTGCAGATCCGCGGACGTTTCGTCTACATCCACG
The nucleotide sequence above comes from Deltaproteobacteria bacterium. Encoded proteins:
- a CDS encoding energy transducer TonB — protein: MPSRRLFLTCTGVSVLLHLIVLWLAYRFPSTVRPPEEVMEIDLSDMPRATDFLPAERGILEGRPPRPAPSPKERKGASAPPVPQGRVPDLPVKPDLPPEESFPINAQKASPPAEAKNAPGPQGKEAGGREATAEPAPSPGTPQSAPGKSGAPRSAPSKSLRDLTPSLGKMVMAREEPSGGRGQGAAEGTAVGTGGKATGKEGVTEEGGGGFRLTPLNAPEIQYISYFASIKRKIELVWQYPYEAAAAGIQGELTLDIVIARSGRVNSVELVRSSGSKILDDEAIRSIRKAAPFDPIPAQYKIANLQIRGRFVYIHGGALRLR
- a CDS encoding HU family DNA-binding protein, giving the protein MTKAELVEAVRAEAGIGKGQAEDAVAAFLGAVTKSLKKGDKLTLTGFGTFSVSNRKARTGRNPQTGETIKIKAAKVPKFSAGKGLKEAVGGKKK
- a CDS encoding universal stress protein; the protein is MFTTILLPSDFSGCSAEAARAARRLAERFGSRLIVLHVLDEPAALDPMFRGEVPLELLRGRMEQYAREGMEAFVKAHFDGLPGVETRVASGVPYREIVREARECGAGLIVIGTHGRTGVERVIFGSTAEKVVRMAPCPVLSVREGGKEFVHP